A single genomic interval of Mucilaginibacter robiniae harbors:
- the recN gene encoding DNA repair protein RecN — translation MLQQLSINNYALIDNLEISFDAGLNIMTGETGAGKSIILGALSLILGQRAESKYFFNQQKKCVIEGTFKVAGFQHLKAFFKDNDLDYEAETVLRREISADGKSRAFVNDTPVNLTTLKQLGEQLIDIHSQHATRELNDPEFQLLIVDSVAKHQSLLNEYETNYRSYKKLSSRLHQLIADNDKAKTDLDYFQFQFDELDKAGLAADEQEQLEQELYALNNAEEIKRKLTGTMYLLQDGESAVTLQLKEAGQQLLALEKFSPEVADLHQRLNSALIELRDVSSEIEQLEQRTQTNETRADEVNTRLSLIYNLQKKHRVSSNVELLEIQQNLSDKIQQVLFGDEEIESLQQQIKLQKDELEDLAQQLSANRLKAIPAIEKQVLATLAEMGMGNSQLKVEQQTTPNNELTKNGIDQIRFLFTANKGHNLAEMSKVASGGELSRLMLSIKSIIARYTALPTIIFDEIDTGVSGEVANKVGIIMERLSKNLQVITITHLPQIASKGQSHYFVYKDTKAATTYTQIRQLTGKERVVEIAKMLSGDKPGESALQNARDLLAS, via the coding sequence ATGCTGCAGCAGCTTTCCATCAATAATTATGCGTTAATTGATAACCTGGAAATCAGTTTTGATGCAGGTTTAAATATCATGACCGGCGAAACAGGTGCGGGTAAATCTATTATTTTGGGCGCTCTGTCGCTTATATTAGGTCAACGTGCCGAGAGTAAGTATTTTTTTAATCAGCAAAAAAAATGCGTTATTGAGGGCACTTTCAAAGTAGCCGGATTTCAGCACCTGAAAGCTTTTTTTAAAGATAATGACTTGGATTACGAAGCTGAAACTGTATTGCGTCGCGAAATATCAGCCGATGGTAAATCACGAGCTTTTGTAAATGATACGCCTGTTAACCTGACTACGCTAAAACAGTTGGGTGAACAGTTGATTGATATTCATTCCCAACATGCCACGCGCGAACTGAACGACCCGGAGTTTCAGTTGCTGATTGTAGATTCGGTAGCTAAGCACCAGTCGTTGCTGAATGAATATGAAACCAATTACCGCAGCTACAAAAAACTGAGCTCACGCCTGCACCAGTTAATTGCTGATAATGATAAAGCCAAAACTGATTTAGACTACTTTCAATTTCAGTTTGATGAATTGGATAAAGCCGGCTTAGCTGCCGACGAGCAGGAACAACTGGAACAGGAACTATATGCGCTAAACAATGCCGAAGAAATAAAACGTAAGCTGACCGGCACCATGTATTTATTACAAGATGGTGAATCGGCAGTTACCCTGCAATTGAAAGAGGCCGGGCAGCAGTTGTTGGCTTTAGAAAAATTTAGCCCTGAAGTGGCCGATCTGCACCAACGTTTAAATAGCGCCTTGATTGAACTGCGTGATGTTTCTTCAGAGATTGAACAATTAGAACAGCGCACACAAACCAACGAAACCAGAGCTGATGAAGTTAACACCCGCCTGAGTTTAATTTACAATTTGCAGAAAAAACATCGGGTTAGCAGCAATGTAGAGTTACTTGAAATACAACAAAACTTATCAGACAAAATCCAGCAGGTATTATTTGGTGATGAAGAGATTGAAAGTTTGCAACAGCAAATCAAACTGCAAAAAGATGAGCTGGAAGATTTAGCACAGCAGCTATCAGCCAACCGTTTGAAAGCTATTCCGGCTATTGAAAAGCAAGTTTTGGCAACATTGGCTGAAATGGGTATGGGTAATTCACAACTTAAAGTAGAGCAACAAACTACTCCAAACAACGAACTTACCAAGAATGGTATTGATCAGATCCGTTTCTTGTTCACTGCCAACAAAGGTCATAACCTGGCTGAAATGAGTAAAGTAGCTTCCGGTGGTGAGTTATCAAGATTGATGTTGAGCATTAAATCAATCATTGCCCGTTACACTGCGTTACCTACTATTATATTTGATGAGATTGATACCGGGGTATCAGGCGAGGTAGCTAACAAAGTAGGCATCATTATGGAACGTTTATCAAAAAACTTGCAGGTAATTACCATTACCCACTTGCCGCAAATTGCCAGCAAGGGCCAAAGCCATTACTTTGTTTATAAAGACACCAAAGCAGCTACTACCTACACCCAAATACGCCAGTTAACCGGCAAGGAACGAGTAGTAGAAATTGCTAAAATGTTAAGCGGCGACAAACCGGGAGAAAGCGCCCTACAAAATGCCCGTGATTTATTAGCTAGTTGA
- a CDS encoding M1 family metallopeptidase, with protein MIKKILSVTFLSASLMQLAYAQDIQNNPGSNHGNKFEQLGTILTTPNEQRTASGAPGVKYWQQRADYNIKCELDEKNQKLTGSETITYFNNSPDPLDYIWLQLDENEHNNINNSGYQSSTIMPRGGVNAQILERADKSGEDNGYGDKITSLTDAAGKKLPYVINKTMMRIDLPTPLKPGQQFAFNVNWNYKISDRMAMGGRGGYEFFPEDGNYLFTMTQWYPRLCVYSDFQGWQNHQFTGRGEFALTFGNFRVQMTVPADHVIGATGECVNYNAVLSPERLARYNKARNSTVPVEIVTLDEAKQAETHPSTAKKTWVFQANNVRDFAWGSSRKFVWDGMGVNVEGKKVMAMSYYGKEAYNLYSKYSTRLIAHTIKTYSDFSIPFPYPVAQSVEASNGMEYPMICFNYGRTEKDGTYSEATKNGMIGVIIHEVGHNFFPMIVNSDERQWTWMDEGLNSFVEYLTEELWDNKFPSKKGAAYTIVDYMKLPKNELEPIMTNSENIVRFGPNAYSKPATGLNILRETIMGRQLFDYAFKEYAKRWAFKHPTPADFFRTMEDASGEDLDWFWRGWFYGTDPVDISLDSVKVGRADLNGSPNNVVGFGGRRENRMAANRADAPQVNSFDDISKVRNREDKNIKFYVERDPAVQDFYYKYDRGLAAVDTAKFNSIAKAKMPPQRTATSADGFTEQDKALYGRKYFYELKFSNKGGLVMPIIVEFTFKDGTKQVDRIPAQIWRLNEKTASKFYVQDKEVASIKLDPMRETADIDETNNYWGKLPEPSKFQVFKQRGAGAVRGQSVGTNPMQASGTK; from the coding sequence ATGATAAAAAAAATACTTTCTGTTACATTTTTATCGGCCAGCCTAATGCAACTGGCCTACGCTCAAGACATTCAAAACAATCCGGGTAGCAACCATGGCAACAAGTTTGAACAGCTGGGTACAATTTTAACTACACCGAACGAGCAAAGAACAGCCAGTGGCGCTCCTGGTGTTAAGTACTGGCAACAACGTGCTGATTACAATATCAAATGCGAACTGGACGAAAAAAATCAAAAGCTTACCGGTAGCGAAACCATTACATACTTTAACAATTCACCCGATCCGTTAGACTATATTTGGCTGCAGTTGGATGAAAATGAGCATAATAATATTAATAATTCAGGTTACCAAAGCAGCACAATTATGCCACGTGGTGGTGTGAATGCGCAAATACTGGAACGTGCGGACAAAAGCGGTGAGGATAACGGATATGGTGATAAAATAACATCGCTTACTGATGCCGCAGGCAAGAAGCTGCCTTATGTAATCAACAAAACCATGATGCGGATTGATTTGCCTACGCCGCTAAAGCCAGGTCAGCAATTTGCGTTTAATGTTAACTGGAACTATAAAATATCAGACCGTATGGCTATGGGGGGCCGAGGTGGTTACGAGTTCTTCCCTGAAGATGGCAACTACTTGTTTACCATGACCCAGTGGTATCCTCGTTTGTGTGTGTACAGCGATTTTCAAGGCTGGCAAAATCACCAGTTTACCGGTCGTGGAGAGTTTGCCCTGACTTTCGGTAACTTCCGCGTACAAATGACGGTTCCTGCCGACCACGTGATTGGTGCTACCGGCGAATGTGTTAACTACAACGCAGTATTAAGCCCTGAACGTTTAGCCCGTTACAACAAAGCTCGAAACTCAACAGTTCCGGTTGAGATTGTAACTTTAGATGAAGCCAAACAAGCGGAAACTCACCCGAGCACTGCTAAAAAGACTTGGGTATTCCAAGCTAATAACGTGCGAGATTTTGCCTGGGGATCATCACGTAAATTTGTTTGGGATGGTATGGGGGTGAACGTGGAGGGCAAGAAAGTAATGGCGATGAGCTATTATGGCAAAGAAGCTTACAACCTGTATAGCAAATATTCAACCCGCTTAATTGCGCACACTATTAAAACTTATTCAGACTTCTCTATTCCGTTCCCGTACCCGGTGGCGCAAAGTGTTGAAGCATCAAACGGTATGGAATACCCAATGATTTGCTTTAACTATGGGCGCACCGAAAAAGATGGTACTTATAGTGAAGCTACTAAAAACGGTATGATCGGCGTAATCATTCACGAAGTAGGGCACAACTTCTTCCCGATGATTGTGAACAGCGACGAGCGCCAGTGGACTTGGATGGATGAAGGCTTAAATTCATTCGTAGAGTACCTGACTGAAGAATTATGGGATAATAAGTTCCCAAGCAAGAAAGGTGCAGCTTATACCATTGTTGATTACATGAAGCTACCAAAAAATGAGTTAGAGCCTATCATGACCAACTCTGAAAACATTGTTCGTTTCGGGCCAAATGCTTACTCAAAACCAGCTACAGGTTTGAACATTTTGCGTGAGACAATTATGGGCCGCCAGTTGTTCGACTATGCTTTTAAAGAATATGCTAAACGTTGGGCTTTCAAGCATCCAACTCCTGCCGATTTCTTCCGCACAATGGAAGATGCCAGTGGCGAAGATTTGGATTGGTTCTGGAGAGGCTGGTTCTATGGTACTGATCCGGTAGACATTTCATTGGATTCTGTTAAAGTAGGTAGAGCTGATCTAAACGGTAGTCCTAACAATGTAGTAGGTTTTGGTGGCCGTCGTGAAAACAGAATGGCAGCAAACCGTGCTGATGCTCCGCAAGTAAACAGCTTTGATGATATTTCAAAAGTTCGTAACCGTGAAGACAAAAACATTAAGTTTTACGTAGAGCGTGATCCGGCAGTACAGGATTTTTATTACAAGTATGATCGTGGTTTGGCTGCTGTAGATACAGCTAAGTTTAACAGCATTGCTAAAGCAAAAATGCCACCACAAAGAACAGCTACATCAGCAGATGGCTTTACTGAACAAGATAAAGCGTTATACGGCCGCAAATATTTTTATGAACTTAAATTCAGCAATAAAGGTGGTTTGGTTATGCCAATTATTGTAGAATTTACTTTTAAAGATGGTACTAAACAAGTAGATCGTATTCCTGCCCAGATATGGCGTCTGAACGAGAAAACTGCTTCTAAATTCTATGTACAAGATAAAGAAGTAGCTTCTATCAAATTAGACCCAATGCGTGAAACTGCCGATATTGACGAAACCAACAACTACTGGGGTAAATTGCCGGAGCCATCCAAGTTCCAGGTGTTTAAACAAAGAGGTGCTGGTGCTGTTCGTGGCCAATCAGTAGGTACTAACCCGATGCAGGCTTCAGGTACTAAATAA
- a CDS encoding HupE/UreJ family protein — protein MSDFIFYFKLGWEHIISADALDHQLFVLALASVFTFKDIKQVLILITAFTIGHSLTLVLSVLDVIRFSSKWVEFLIPCTIFITAINNLIQVDRKEQSARINYYLALCFGLIHGMGFANAIRIMLAQDESLGLGLFGFNVGLEAGQVFVVAIILIVAFIFLDIIKVKRRDWIFFLASAVFALSVKMAIERWPF, from the coding sequence ATGTCTGATTTTATTTTTTATTTTAAGTTAGGGTGGGAGCACATTATCAGCGCCGATGCACTTGATCATCAATTGTTTGTGCTGGCACTGGCTTCGGTTTTTACTTTCAAAGATATCAAGCAGGTACTTATCTTAATTACAGCTTTTACCATCGGGCATTCTTTAACATTGGTGCTGAGCGTGCTGGATGTCATTCGTTTTTCAAGTAAATGGGTAGAGTTTCTGATACCTTGTACCATATTCATTACCGCCATCAACAACCTAATACAAGTTGATCGTAAGGAGCAGAGTGCACGTATTAATTATTATCTAGCCCTGTGCTTTGGACTTATACATGGTATGGGGTTTGCCAATGCCATCCGCATTATGCTGGCTCAGGATGAGAGTTTAGGTTTAGGCTTGTTCGGGTTTAATGTTGGACTTGAGGCTGGGCAGGTGTTTGTGGTAGCGATAATTTTAATAGTAGCTTTCATTTTCCTGGATATTATAAAAGTTAAAAGAAGAGATTGGATTTTCTTTCTAGCATCGGCTGTTTTTGCCTTATCTGTAAAAATGGCGATAGAAAGGTGGCCATTCTGA
- a CDS encoding DNA-directed RNA polymerase subunit omega — MSNTNNNKPSTVAGSTVTRDLRELDKSTNNIYESIVIMGKRANQISNNIKEELHQKLSEFASSNDNLEEVFENREQIEISKHYEKLPKPVLVAVQEFLDDKVYYRNPNKE; from the coding sequence ATGAGCAATACTAATAACAATAAACCATCCACCGTCGCCGGCAGTACCGTAACGCGCGATTTACGTGAGTTGGATAAATCAACCAACAATATTTACGAATCTATCGTAATTATGGGTAAACGTGCCAACCAGATTTCCAACAACATCAAAGAAGAGTTGCACCAAAAACTTTCTGAGTTTGCATCTTCAAATGATAACCTGGAAGAAGTGTTTGAAAATCGCGAACAAATTGAAATTTCTAAGCACTACGAAAAATTACCTAAACCGGTGTTAGTAGCTGTTCAGGAGTTCTTGGATGATAAAGTATATTATCGGAACCCGAACAAAGAGTAA
- the porD gene encoding type IX secretion system protein PorD: MKKLFCYLLLFCLDSAASAQDLNARVQVLSPKIQTTNKRIFQTLETAMKEFLNGRRWSAETIQPQEKIDCSFILNITAWDNGSGFSGELQVQSTRPVYNSAYNTTLLSINDRDFDFSYTEGQTIDFNNQTFVSNLSSVMAFYAYMIVAMDYDSFSRYGGTAYYANAQAVVINAQSSTYKGWKAFDGNTNRYWLSENTMNKTYIPLRGFLYDYHRLGLDVMADDLNKGRQAIDAVLPVLTQLDRTRLGATWPTLFFLAKHDELVSIYSKASPQERLQAMNTLSQADPANGNIYQTLRQ; this comes from the coding sequence ATGAAAAAGCTGTTTTGCTATTTACTTTTGTTTTGCCTGGATAGTGCTGCATCTGCACAAGATTTGAATGCACGTGTACAGGTGTTATCGCCCAAAATACAAACCACCAACAAGCGTATTTTTCAAACGCTCGAAACTGCCATGAAAGAGTTTTTGAACGGGCGCAGGTGGAGTGCCGAAACTATACAGCCGCAGGAAAAGATAGACTGCAGTTTTATTTTAAACATTACTGCCTGGGATAATGGCAGCGGTTTTAGCGGCGAATTGCAGGTACAGTCAACCCGGCCAGTTTATAACTCGGCTTATAATACTACCTTATTAAGTATAAACGACCGCGACTTTGATTTTTCATACACCGAAGGCCAAACCATTGATTTTAACAACCAAACCTTTGTTAGCAACCTGAGCTCGGTTATGGCTTTTTATGCTTACATGATTGTAGCTATGGATTATGACAGTTTTTCGCGTTATGGTGGTACAGCCTATTATGCCAATGCACAGGCTGTAGTAATTAATGCACAAAGCAGCACGTATAAAGGTTGGAAAGCTTTCGATGGCAACACGAACCGGTATTGGCTATCTGAAAATACCATGAATAAAACCTACATTCCGTTGAGAGGCTTTTTGTATGACTACCATCGATTAGGTTTAGATGTAATGGCTGACGATTTGAATAAAGGCCGACAAGCTATTGATGCTGTATTACCCGTACTTACCCAGCTTGACCGTACGCGCTTGGGTGCTACCTGGCCTACCCTCTTTTTTTTGGCCAAGCATGATGAATTGGTTTCTATTTACAGCAAAGCCAGTCCGCAGGAAAGATTACAAGCCATGAACACTTTAAGCCAAGCCGACCCGGCTAATGGCAATATATACCAGACATTAAGGCAGTAA
- a CDS encoding DUF6702 family protein, protein MYALIYQSVLYCYLFTGSSFFGHKPLPVPHPLHVSTSDISYNGQDNKLEVTCTIFTDDFEQALAKQYNTKTDLTKPTMHTAMDALVKNYINSHLHIRSGAGTIVLNYLGYEIDREAVNVYLESNKLPVIKKETADVSLLHNLYDDQINIVHMTVNSVRKSTKLEYPNTKVSQDF, encoded by the coding sequence ATGTATGCTTTAATTTATCAATCCGTGTTGTATTGCTACTTGTTTACAGGCTCATCTTTTTTCGGGCATAAGCCTTTACCTGTTCCCCACCCATTACATGTAAGCACCAGTGATATTAGCTACAACGGGCAGGATAATAAGCTGGAAGTGACCTGCACTATTTTTACCGATGATTTTGAACAAGCTTTAGCCAAGCAGTATAATACCAAAACAGATTTAACCAAGCCAACCATGCATACCGCGATGGATGCTTTGGTTAAAAATTATATAAACAGCCATCTGCATATCAGGAGCGGTGCTGGAACCATTGTTCTGAATTACTTAGGTTATGAAATTGACCGGGAAGCCGTAAATGTTTATCTGGAATCGAACAAACTGCCAGTTATCAAAAAAGAAACTGCCGACGTTAGCTTACTGCACAACCTATACGACGATCAGATTAACATTGTACACATGACGGTAAATAGCGTACGCAAAAGCACTAAGCTGGAATATCCTAACACTAAAGTAAGTCAGGATTTTTAA
- a CDS encoding DUF6377 domain-containing protein has protein sequence MKISIKSFCTLLCLMVCANIALARTNDLIKQLETELGKKEAYDHQKQITLHSLKAELKQMPASSRLQQYDLCNRIYNEYKSYQYDSAAVYAGKMQLLGNQLNDKAKVYYSQIKMAFILLSSGMFKETFDNLRNIDSHYLDTKAKFEYYSILTRANYDLAAYDDDHRYSPRYNNDANRYIDSAIAISKPGSYDWLYLTGFKAFKNKQYKVAERAFIQLMTKYQLSRHQYAIVTSTLGDLYITSNQRQKSIDLLTKAAIADIQACTKEAVALFWLSQQLYQDGDSPNAYRFIQQAMADAEFYGARQRQFQISNVLPIVAAQELNDSEKARMRFLIYLIVITVLALLVVLFSFILFKQLKKVQAKEKIIEDKNTELEAINERLQEDARIKEDYIGYFFNIISGYILKLEKLKNSIDTKLSIKKYEDIQQTINKINIKKERETLFYTFDHVFLKIFPNFIPAFNSLFAEKDQIWPKENEVLTTDLRIYALIRMGITDTEAIANILEYTEKTIYVYKMRIKAKALVHGEEFDKRIMAIKAVDTLQSEIQHLAQRIVPQATTTNKKAESKSV, from the coding sequence TTGAAAATTAGTATTAAAAGCTTCTGTACCCTGTTGTGCTTAATGGTATGTGCCAATATTGCTTTGGCTCGTACTAATGATTTGATTAAACAACTGGAAACAGAACTTGGTAAAAAAGAAGCTTACGATCATCAGAAGCAAATAACTCTTCATTCGCTAAAAGCTGAATTGAAGCAAATGCCAGCTAGTAGCCGCTTGCAGCAGTATGATTTGTGCAATCGTATCTATAATGAGTACAAATCCTACCAATACGATTCGGCTGCGGTGTATGCTGGTAAAATGCAGCTTCTAGGCAATCAGTTGAATGACAAAGCCAAGGTATATTACAGCCAAATCAAAATGGCTTTCATCCTGCTGTCGTCAGGTATGTTCAAAGAAACATTTGATAACCTGCGCAATATTGACTCTCATTATCTAGATACGAAGGCAAAGTTCGAGTATTATTCTATTCTGACCCGCGCCAATTATGACTTGGCAGCCTATGACGATGATCACCGTTATTCTCCTCGCTATAACAATGATGCTAATCGGTATATTGATTCAGCAATTGCCATTAGTAAACCCGGATCATACGACTGGTTGTACCTGACGGGATTTAAGGCTTTTAAGAACAAACAATATAAAGTTGCCGAGCGTGCTTTCATCCAGCTGATGACTAAATACCAACTAAGCCGTCACCAGTATGCTATTGTCACATCCACCTTAGGCGACTTGTATATTACCAGTAACCAGCGGCAAAAGAGTATTGATTTGTTGACTAAAGCTGCTATAGCCGATATTCAGGCATGCACTAAAGAAGCTGTTGCACTTTTTTGGCTATCACAGCAATTGTATCAGGATGGAGATAGCCCTAATGCTTACCGGTTTATACAGCAAGCTATGGCTGATGCTGAGTTTTATGGAGCTCGCCAAAGGCAGTTTCAAATCAGCAATGTGTTGCCCATTGTAGCTGCTCAAGAATTAAATGATTCAGAAAAAGCCCGTATGCGGTTTTTGATTTACCTGATCGTTATTACGGTATTGGCTTTGTTGGTCGTGTTGTTTTCTTTTATCCTGTTCAAACAGCTGAAAAAAGTACAGGCTAAAGAAAAAATTATTGAAGATAAAAATACCGAGTTAGAAGCTATTAACGAACGCTTACAAGAAGATGCGCGCATTAAGGAAGATTATATTGGTTACTTCTTTAACATTATTTCCGGCTATATTCTAAAATTAGAAAAGCTGAAGAACTCTATCGATACCAAGCTATCTATCAAGAAGTATGAGGATATTCAGCAAACCATTAATAAAATCAATATCAAAAAGGAGCGTGAAACCTTGTTTTACACCTTCGATCATGTGTTCTTGAAAATATTCCCGAACTTCATACCTGCGTTCAATTCTTTGTTTGCTGAAAAAGACCAGATTTGGCCGAAGGAAAATGAGGTGCTGACCACCGACTTACGGATATATGCTCTCATCCGGATGGGAATTACCGATACCGAAGCTATTGCCAACATTCTGGAATATACCGAAAAAACTATTTACGTGTATAAAATGCGCATCAAGGCCAAAGCTTTGGTACACGGCGAAGAGTTTGATAAACGCATTATGGCTATTAAGGCGGTAGACACGCTGCAATCTGAAATACAGCACCTAGCACAGCGCATAGTTCCGCAAGCTACTACTACCAATAAAAAAGCAGAATCTAAATCTGTTTAA
- a CDS encoding outer membrane protein assembly factor BamD, with amino-acid sequence MLKKQRILTASALIAVSLMFGSCKSDYEKLKASNDVAKKYREAVKYYNKKDYNKALDLFDDLTQRYRGKAEAEDLFYYYAYTNYKLKDYTSAGYHFKNFAENYPSSTRAEECRYMAAYCSYLDSPNYQLDQTNSSKAIEQLQLFINLYPKSERVADASKLIQNLRNKLEEKSYADARLYYDIGDYLSAVMAFNNSLRDYPDTKYAEEMEFMMIKAQYLYARNSLYYKQEDRYNQAISYADQFTEKYPNSKYLREAASYRKISDQGIKQAKVLVAEASVDSKVAKKLAKKDTTTGQPQSVVGKQNERSPQNQ; translated from the coding sequence ATGTTAAAAAAACAACGTATATTAACGGCTAGTGCATTAATTGCGGTATCACTTATGTTTGGTAGTTGTAAAAGCGACTACGAAAAACTGAAAGCCAGCAATGATGTTGCTAAAAAATACCGCGAGGCTGTTAAGTACTATAATAAGAAAGACTATAATAAGGCACTCGACTTATTTGATGATCTTACCCAGCGTTATCGTGGTAAGGCAGAAGCCGAAGACTTATTTTACTATTACGCTTATACTAACTACAAACTAAAAGATTATACATCGGCTGGGTACCACTTCAAGAACTTTGCCGAAAACTATCCGAGCAGTACACGTGCAGAAGAGTGCCGTTATATGGCCGCTTACTGTTCTTATCTGGATTCGCCAAATTATCAGCTTGACCAAACCAATTCTTCCAAGGCTATTGAACAATTACAATTGTTCATCAACTTGTACCCAAAGAGTGAGCGTGTAGCTGATGCTAGTAAGTTGATTCAAAACCTGCGTAACAAACTGGAAGAGAAATCGTACGCAGATGCCAGATTGTATTACGATATTGGTGATTACCTATCAGCAGTTATGGCGTTCAATAATTCACTGCGTGATTATCCTGACACCAAGTATGCTGAGGAGATGGAGTTCATGATGATTAAGGCTCAGTATCTATACGCAAGAAACAGTTTATACTATAAACAGGAAGATCGTTATAATCAGGCTATCAGTTACGCCGATCAGTTTACGGAGAAATACCCTAACAGTAAATACTTGCGCGAAGCAGCATCTTACCGTAAAATAAGTGATCAAGGCATAAAACAAGCTAAGGTATTAGTTGCAGAAGCATCAGTAGATAGTAAAGTAGCTAAAAAACTGGCTAAAAAAGATACAACTACTGGTCAGCCACAATCTGTAGTAGGTAAACAAAACGAAAGAAGTCCGCAAAATCAATAA
- the coaBC gene encoding bifunctional phosphopantothenoylcysteine decarboxylase/phosphopantothenate--cysteine ligase CoaBC, giving the protein MLDSKKIVLCVCGSIAAYKAATLLRLLIKAGADVQVVMTTDATQFITPLTLSTLSKKPVLVHYFEPTTGVWNNHVELGLWADLFIIAPASANTLAKMANGQCDNLLTAAYLSAKCPVYFAPAMDLDMWKHPATCNNVQQLQSYGNILIQPGTGELASGLHGEGRMAEPEEIVAFVASHLNKSHPLEGQKILVTAGPTYEAIDPVRFIGNHSSGKMGFAIADELARLGAEVILVAGPSTQVSHEPQVQRVDITSAQDMLEACLHYFETAKACVMNAAVADYTPTTVASQKIKKQTDSFNIELKKTTDVLKTLGERKRPEQILVGFALETQHEEQYAMEKLRKKNLDFIVLNSLNDKGAGFKTNTNKITIIDAQLQKTTFALKSKAEAAADICQKLVELITS; this is encoded by the coding sequence ATGCTTGATAGCAAAAAAATTGTTTTATGTGTGTGTGGCAGCATAGCTGCTTACAAAGCCGCAACCCTGTTACGCTTGCTAATTAAGGCAGGTGCTGATGTACAGGTAGTCATGACTACCGATGCTACCCAATTTATCACGCCTTTAACTTTATCAACCTTATCGAAAAAGCCGGTTCTGGTACATTATTTTGAACCTACAACTGGCGTATGGAACAACCATGTGGAACTGGGCTTATGGGCCGACCTGTTTATCATAGCGCCAGCCAGTGCCAATACGCTGGCGAAAATGGCTAACGGGCAGTGCGACAATTTACTTACGGCCGCTTACCTTTCAGCCAAATGCCCGGTTTACTTTGCCCCGGCTATGGATTTGGATATGTGGAAACACCCGGCTACCTGCAACAATGTGCAGCAACTGCAAAGTTATGGTAACATTCTGATACAACCCGGTACTGGTGAACTGGCCAGTGGTTTACACGGTGAAGGCAGAATGGCTGAACCAGAAGAAATTGTTGCTTTCGTTGCGTCACATCTTAATAAAAGCCATCCGCTTGAAGGGCAAAAGATATTGGTTACAGCAGGCCCTACTTATGAGGCGATTGACCCGGTACGTTTTATAGGTAATCATTCATCAGGTAAAATGGGGTTTGCCATTGCAGATGAACTGGCGCGTTTGGGAGCTGAGGTTATATTAGTAGCTGGTCCTTCGACACAGGTGAGCCATGAACCACAGGTACAACGTGTAGATATTACTTCGGCCCAAGATATGCTGGAGGCATGTTTACATTATTTTGAAACAGCCAAAGCTTGTGTAATGAATGCTGCCGTTGCCGATTATACGCCTACTACGGTAGCATCACAAAAAATAAAAAAACAAACAGATAGCTTTAACATCGAACTTAAAAAAACAACCGACGTATTAAAGACGTTGGGCGAACGCAAACGCCCCGAACAAATATTGGTTGGCTTTGCGCTGGAAACACAGCATGAAGAACAGTATGCTATGGAGAAACTCAGGAAAAAAAACCTGGACTTTATTGTACTGAACTCATTGAATGATAAGGGTGCCGGTTTTAAAACTAATACCAATAAGATTACCATTATTGATGCCCAGTTGCAAAAAACCACCTTTGCACTAAAAAGCAAAGCTGAAGCTGCCGCCGATATTTGCCAGAAACTGGTAGAATTGATTACATCATGA
- a CDS encoding transposase — protein MQEQEVKSYQRKTQKDYSLAFKLEIVDAVEKGELTYKQAQLRYGIQGRSTVLVWLRKHGRLDWKESETMKRDTPSKKIRELEKKLKRLEQEKEILNRAIDIADSQLHTDIRKKYLSLLSEATEQAQSKNGEPLDQ, from the coding sequence ATGCAAGAACAAGAAGTTAAGAGTTATCAAAGGAAGACTCAAAAAGATTACAGTTTAGCTTTTAAACTGGAGATCGTAGATGCGGTAGAAAAAGGCGAGCTTACTTACAAACAGGCCCAACTGCGTTATGGCATCCAAGGAAGAAGTACCGTTTTGGTTTGGTTGCGAAAACATGGTAGATTAGATTGGAAAGAATCGGAAACCATGAAAAGAGATACGCCCAGTAAAAAGATCAGGGAACTGGAGAAGAAGCTAAAGCGCCTGGAGCAAGAGAAAGAAATACTGAACCGGGCGATCGATATAGCCGATAGTCAGTTGCATACAGATATCAGAAAAAAGTATTTGAGCCTGTTGTCAGAAGCTACAGAACAGGCTCAAAGCAAGAACGGCGAACCGTTGGATCAGTAG